Below is a genomic region from Rhodohalobacter sp. 614A.
ACAGATTAACCGCAGAGACTCAGAGAAGCATTATTTTAATCGTTCATATAAATTATTGGCTACTCTTTTTATTCCATATTTAATTTTTGGGGTTTGAAAGTTTAATAAGTAGCCGAGACGACAATGTGTTAATTTTAGATAGGTAAGTAACTGGGCAGTATGGATATCAAGTAGATTTTCTACTGTTTTGATTTCTATGACAATTTTTTCATTTACCCATATATCTATTCTATAACCACAATCTAGTTTGACATCTTTGTACCTTAGAGGTAAATGAACCTCCGATCGAACATCCAAATTTTCATTTTTCAATTCATAGATTAAGCATTTTTGATAAGCAGACTCCAGAAGCCCCGGACCCAGTCTTG
It encodes:
- a CDS encoding GxxExxY protein, which codes for MTENEIGTLVVNAAYEVHTRLGPGLLESAYQKCLIYELKNENLDVRSEVHLPLRYKDVKLDCGYRIDIWVNEKIVIEIKTVENLLDIHTAQLLTYLKLTHCRLGYLLNFQTPKIKYGIKRVANNLYERLK